A window of Parabacteroides sp. FAFU027 genomic DNA:
AACCAAACAATTTGTTATGCAAAATCAACGTACAAATTTTGCTCAGATCAGCTTCAACAGATGGTCCCGTAAGAATTATTCGGCATTTACCAGCATGGGAAAAGTGGTGAGAATCGGCGTTTTATTGTCCGGTTTTTCAATGCTTGCCGTGCCTGCTGCCAAAGCAGAAAACACGCTGGCCAAAGATTCTTTACGTACCGGACGTGAGCAGCAACTGAGCGAGCTGACCGTGGTGGGCAGCAAAATCGAAAGTCTGCAAGGACTCAATACCACCCTACCGGTCATTAAAACAAGTGATGTAGACCGATTACCGGTCATCAGTCTCGAAAGTGCCCTTCGCCAGTCGGCCAGCATCGACATTCGCGAGCGTGGCGTACGCGGCGTACAAGCCGACCTCTCTATCCGCGGCGGTTCATTCGACCAAAGCTTAGTATTCCTCAATGGTGTCAATTTTACCGACTCCCGTACCGGACACCAGAACCTCGGACTTCCTATCGACATCGAAATCATCGACCAGGTAAACCTGCTGCAAGGCCTGACCACTCCCGGAGCATTGACCGGAGCTATCAACCTCATCACAGGCTCATCGAAGCGCAACTTCCTCAAAGCCGAAATCAATTCCGGTGAATACGGTTACCAGTTGTATCGCCTCAACGGAAACCTGCATCAGGGATTGACCAATGTGTTTGCAGCAGCGTCTCTGAAACGTTCAGAAGGTTACACTGCCAATACCGATTTCAATACCCAAAACGGATTTATCCACCTGAAACAAGGCGCCCACGGATTCGGAAACTTCGACCTTCAGGCGGGTTATCAGGAAAAGGCATTTGGAGCAAATAGCTTTTATACTAAGTATGACTCACTTCAACGTGAAGCAACTAAATCATATATAAGTTCAATTGGCTGGAACAAGTCTATGCAAAATCTGACTTTCACCTCAAACATATCATACAAGAAAGTCTATGATAAATTTTCAATGCCTGGCTATAAGAAAATATTCTACCATACGACAGATGATTGGAATGCCTCATTTTGCGTCTCTTATATTTCAACTTTAGGTAAAACATTTGCCGGTATTGATTACATGTACAGTCATGTTTACAGTAATAATATCGGAGATAAACTTAGCAAACAGATTCCTGTAACCGGAGAACCGGGAGCCTTTTATCTATATGGAAAGAAAAGAGAGACTACAAATGTATTTCTAAAACACAGGATGTATATTAAAAACTTCCAGGCTGAAGGAAATATAGGGTATCTGACAACCTCCTTTGAAAACCAGCTTCTTTGGGGAGCAAATGCTCAATATCAACTTTTCCCATGGTTTAAATTGATTGCAAATTTGAATCATAATACACGCTTTCCAACCTTTACAGATT
This region includes:
- a CDS encoding TonB-dependent receptor, with the protein product MQNQRTNFAQISFNRWSRKNYSAFTSMGKVVRIGVLLSGFSMLAVPAAKAENTLAKDSLRTGREQQLSELTVVGSKIESLQGLNTTLPVIKTSDVDRLPVISLESALRQSASIDIRERGVRGVQADLSIRGGSFDQSLVFLNGVNFTDSRTGHQNLGLPIDIEIIDQVNLLQGLTTPGALTGAINLITGSSKRNFLKAEINSGEYGYQLYRLNGNLHQGLTNVFAAASLKRSEGYTANTDFNTQNGFIHLKQGAHGFGNFDLQAGYQEKAFGANSFYTKYDSLQREATKSYISSIGWNKSMQNLTFTSNISYKKVYDKFSMPGYKKIFYHTTDDWNASFCVSYISTLGKTFAGIDYMYSHVYSNNIGDKLSKQIPVTGEPGAFYLYGKKRETTNVFLKHRMYIKNFQAEGNIGYLTTSFENQLLWGANAQYQLFPWFKLIANLNHNTRFPTFTDLYYQSASQISDPNLKMEKATSFDIGFEVNKDHFSASATAFSRSTKNQIDWVIKDATKKWYSVNYDKLDMQGVELSAAYSQDKMVKSIKLSYTYLQSNNPAGNWISKYALSYLKNKATASTQLALTHKLALGVIGTLWDRNDSYSEITGTQYTYKPYATLDAKLTWKEKNYTLKVEGANITNTTYYDLGGLRQPGHWFNAGIVVNL